One region of Bacteroidia bacterium genomic DNA includes:
- a CDS encoding FeoA family protein, translated as MLLNELKTGQRGIIEDVIHEDDALKLLEMGCLPGQEVVVKLAAPFGGPMAISVGEYTLSLRISEARKVMIKLIG; from the coding sequence ATGCTATTGAACGAATTGAAGACGGGGCAGCGTGGGATTATTGAGGACGTGATTCATGAAGATGATGCACTGAAGCTACTCGAAATGGGATGCCTGCCCGGCCAGGAAGTAGTCGTTAAACTTGCTGCACCATTTGGTGGCCCGATGGCAATTTCTGTTGGGGAATATACTCTTTCTCTCAGGATTTCTGAGGCCCGTAAGGTAATGATTAAACTTATTGGTTAG